One Elgaria multicarinata webbii isolate HBS135686 ecotype San Diego chromosome 6, rElgMul1.1.pri, whole genome shotgun sequence DNA segment encodes these proteins:
- the LOC134400407 gene encoding T-complex protein 1 subunit eta-like has translation MMPTPVILLKEGTDTSQGIPQLISNISACQVIAEAVRTTLGPWGMDKLVVDDRGKATIANDGTTILKLLDVVHPAAKTLVDIAKSQTAEIRDGTTYATLLVAEFLKQIKPYVEEGLHPPGCHPGCLMPSPE, from the coding sequence ATGATGCCCACACCTGTTATCCTGCTGAAGGAAGGCACAGATACTTCTCAAGGTATCCCACAGCTTATTAGTAACATCAGTGCCTGCCAAGTTATTGCAGAAGCTGTCCGGACCACGCTTGGCCCCTGGGGCATGGACAAACTCGTTGTTGATGACAGAGGCAAAGCCACGATTGCTAATGACGGCACCACCATCCTAAAGCTTCTTGATGTGGTCCACCCTGCTGCTAAGACTCTCGTAGACATCGCCAAATCCCAGACTGCAGAGATTAGGGATGGCACCACTTATGCTACCCTCCTCGTGGCAGAATTCCTAAAGCAAATCAAGCCCTATGTGGAAGAAGGCCTGCACCCTCCTGGTTGTCATCCTGGTTGTCTAATGCCCTCCCCAGAATAg